The Hevea brasiliensis isolate MT/VB/25A 57/8 chromosome 1, ASM3005281v1, whole genome shotgun sequence genome has a window encoding:
- the LOC110634859 gene encoding putative pentatricopeptide repeat-containing protein At3g15930 encodes MPISFLYKTQLNLPIPYYSSALKQIISMASISSPHLSPPTHIHSMENPPFSLIQSCKSMDQLKQIHSQTIKTGIICNPIIQNKIFVCCCAQEFGDMDYARQLFDAIAEPTVFHWNTMFKGYSRIDCPKLGVSMYLQMLKRDVKPDCYTYPFLMKGFTRDIALQYGKGLHCHVVKYGLDSNVFVQNALINKYSLCGLIDTARGIFDMSSKNEVVTWNAMISGYNRIKQYDKTRRLFYEMEKKEVLPSTVTLVSVLSACSKLKDLECGKLVHKYVSDHIVESNLIVENALIDMYASCGEMTVALRIFESMKRKDVISWTAIVTGFVNMGQLDIARKHFDQMPERDHVSWTCMIDGYLQVNCFKEALILFRQMQTSNVKPDEFTMVSILTACAQLGALELGEWVKAYIDKNKVKDDAYVANALIDMYFKCGNVIKAQDLFNDMSQRDKFTWTAMIVGLAINGYGEAALDMFSQMLKASVIPDEITYIGVLCACTHTGMVDEGRKFFASMITQHGIEPNVTHYGCLVDLLGRAGHVKEAHEVIKNMPMKPNSIVWGSLLGACRIHKDADMAEMAAKQILELEPANGAVYVILCNIYAACNKWDNWRELRKDMMDRGIKKIPGCSLIEMNGVVHEFVAGDQSHPQIKDIYLKLDEMTSDLKFSGYSPDTSEVFLDIGEEDKESALYQHSEKLAIAFGLISSENGSTIRIVKNLRMCVDCHQMAKLVSKVYEREVIVRDRTRFHHFSLLYEELYCTSKRKLTLVMLWSFNKS; translated from the exons ATGCCAATTTCATTTCTCTACAAAACCCAACTTAATCTTCCCATTCCTTACTATTCTTCAGCCCTCAAGCAAATTATATCCATGGCCTCTATCTCCTCTCCGCACTTATCCCCGCCCACCCACATCCACTCCATGGAAAACCCACCTTTCTCCCTCATCCAAAGCTGCAAATCCATGGACCAACTCAAGCAAATCCACTCCCAAACGATCAAAACTGGCATCATATGCAATCCCATTATACAAAATAAGATCTTTGTCTGTTGCTGTGCTCAAGAATTCGGGGATATGGATTATGCACGACAACTATTTGATGCAATTGCTGAACCAACAGTCTTCCATTGGAATACGATGTTCAAAGGGTATTCTCGGATTGATTGTCCTAAACTAGGAGTTTCTATGTATTTACAAATGTTAAAGAGGGATGTTAAGCCTGACTGTTACACTTATCCATTCTTGATGAAAGGTTTTACGCGTGATATTGCACTCCAATATGGGAAAGGGCTGCATTGTCACGTAGTGAAATATGGTCTTGATTCCAACGTGTTTGTTCAAAATGCGTTGATAAATAAGTACTCTTTGTGTGGTTTAATTGATACGGCCCGTGGAATTTTTGATATGAGTTCTAAGAATGAAGTGGTCACTTGGAATGCAATGATTTCTGGTTACAATCGAATAAAGCAATATGATAAAACTAGGAGGCTTTTCTATGAGATGGAGAAGAAAGAAGTGCTACCATCAACGGTTACTCTTGTTTCGGTATTATCAGCTTGCTCTAAGTTGAAGGATTTAGAATGTGGCAAACTGGTTCATAAGTATGTTTCTGACCACATTGTGGAGTCTAATTTGATAGTGGAAAATGCTTTAATTGATATGTATGCGTCATGTGGTGAAATGACCGTTGCACTTAGGATTTTTGAGAGTATGAAGAGAAAGGATGTGATTTCTTGGACTGCTATTGTTACTGGGTTTGTGAATATGGGACAACTTGATATAGCCAGAAAGCATTTTGACCAGATGCCTGAAAGAGATCATGTTTCGTGGACTTGCATGATAGATGGATACCTTCAAGTTAATTGCTTCAAAGAGGCTTTGATTCTCTTCCGTCAAATGCAAACTTCCAATGTAAAACCAGATGAGTTCACCATGGTTAGCATACTTACAGCTTGTGCTCAACTTGGGGCACTGGAACTAGGAGAATGGGTAAAGGCTTACATTGACAAAAACAAGGTCAAGGATGATGCCTATGTGGCGAATGCTTTGATAGACATGTACTTCAAATGTGGGAATGTTATAAAAGCACAAGACTTATTCAATGATATGTCTCAGCGGGACAAATTTACGTGGACAGCCATGATTGTTGGTCTTGCCATTAATGGATATGGtgaagctgcccttgatatgttTTCCCAAATGCTGAAAGCTTCAGTAATTCCAGACGAAATAACTTATATTGGTGTTCTCTGTGCTTGTACTCACACTGGCATGGTAGATGAAGGAAGAAAGTTTTTTGCGAGCATGATCACCCAACATGGAATTGAGCCAAATGTGACTCATTATGGATGTTTGGTTGATCTTCTTGGCCGAGCTGGGCATGTAAAAGAAGCTCATGAAGTAATAAAGAATATGCCCATGAAACCAAATTCAATTGTTTGGGGATCCCTTCTTGGCGCATGTAGAATTCATAAAGATGCGGACATGGCTGAAATGGCAGCAAAACAGATCCTTGAATTAGAGCCAGCTAATGGGGCAGTTTATGTTATTCTATGTAATATATATGCAGCTTGCAATAAGTGGGATAATTGGCGTGAATTAAGGAAAGATATGATGGATAGAGGCATCAAGAAAATCCCTGGTTGCAGTTTGATAGAAATGAATGGCGTTGTCCATGAATTTGTTGCTGGGGACCAGTCTCATCCTCAAATTAAGGACATATATCTGAAGTTAGATGAAATGACAAGTGACTTGAAATTTTCAGGGTATTCGCCTGATACTTCCGAGGTGTTTCTTGACATCGGGGAAGAAGATAAAGAGAGTGCACTTTACCAGCATAGTGAGAAGCTGGCTATTGCATTTGGGCTCATTAGTTCAGAAAATGGATCCACAATTAGAATTGTGAAGAACCTCAGAATGTGTGTAGATTGTCATCAAATGGCAAAGTTGGTGTCAAAGGTGTATGAAAGAGAAGTGATTGTCAGGGATCGAACTCGTTTCCATCATTTCAG CCTGTTATACGAGGAACTTTATTGTACCTCCAAACGTAAATTGACACTGGTAATGCTGTGGAGTTTCAACAAAAGTTGA
- the LOC110634860 gene encoding pentatricopeptide repeat-containing protein At2g13600, with translation MSRHGIVKQIVGDLSFVNSSPFAKLLDSCVKSHSARDTSRIHARIIKTHFAYEVYIQNKLIDAYGKCDCLDDARKVFDKMPEKNTFTWNSIMSTLMKSGFLDEGAWLFASMPEPDQCSWNSIIAGFAQHDRFEEALDFFVRMHGKGFVLNEYTFGSALSACAGLKHLKMGTQIHGLMFKSQFSLDVYMGSALVDIYSKCGVVACAQRVFDGMRERNVVSWNSLITCYEQNGPAREALEVFERMLERGFEPDEITLASVVSACASLAAIKQGLEIHACVVKCDKLRDDLILCNALVDMYAKCCRINEARCVFDRMPFRNVVSETSMVSGYAKAASVKAARLVFAKMMERNVVSWNALIAGYTQNGENEEALGLFCMLKREGICPTHYTFGNLLNACSNLADLQLGRQAHTHVLKHGFQFQSREDSDVFLGNALIDMYMKCGSVEEGCRVFENMVERDYVSWNAMIVGYAQNGYGMEALELFRKMLASGEKPDHVTLIGALCACSHAGLVEEGRRYFSTMTEEYGVEPLKDHYTCMVDLLGRAGCLNEAKNLIEAMPMQPDAVVWGSLLAACKVHHNITLGEYAAEKLLEIDSTNSGPYVLLSNMYAELGRWKDVMRVRKLMRHRRVIKQPGCSWIEILGHVHVFMVKDKKHCRRNEIYLLLKILTEHMKRAGYVPDVGDHEAYEEQTDLEVSTCFQMEIPEEFAVM, from the coding sequence ATGAGTAGACATGGTATCGTTAAACAAATTGTTGGTGACCTCTCTTTCGTCAACTCCTCACCCTTCGCAAAACTCTTGGATTCATGTGTCAAATCCCACTCTGCCCGCGATACAAGTCGCATACATGCACGCATCATCAAAACCCACTTTGCCTATGAAGTGTATATACAGAATAAACTCATTGATGCTTATGGCAAGTGCGATTGTTTGGATGATGCGCGCAAGGTGTTCGATAAAATGCCCGAGAAGAACACTTTTACCTGGAACTCCATTATGAGCACGTTGATGAAGTCTGGTTTTCTCGATGAGGGCGCTTGGTTATTTGCATCAATGCCCGAGCCTGACCAATGCTCTTGGAATTCAATCATTGCTGGTTTTGCTCAGCATGATCGGTTTGAAGAAGCTTTGGATTTTTTTGTTAGGATGCATGGGAAAGGTTTTGTTCTTAATGAGTATACGTTTGGTAGTGCTCTTAGTGCTTGTGCAGGGTTAAAGCATCTGAAAATGGGTACCCAAATTCACGGTTTGATGTTTAAATCTCAATTCTCATTGGATGTTTATATGGGCTCTGCTCTTGTTGACATATATTCTAAATGTGGGGTTGTGGCTTGTGCTCAAAGGGTTTTTGATGGGATGAGAGAGAGGAATGTTGTTTCTTGGAATAGCTTGATTACGTGTTATGAACAAAATGGTCCAGCAAGGGAAGCTTTGGAAGTTTTTGAAAGGATGTTAGAGAGGGGGTTTGAACCAGATGAGATTACATTGGCCAGTGTGGTAAGTGCTTGTGCAAGCTTGGCAGCAATTAAACAAGGTTTAGAAATTCATGCCTGTGTGGTGAAATGTGATAAACTTAGGGATGATCTTATATTATGTAATGCATTGGTTGATATGTATGCAAAATGCTGTAGGATTAATGAAGCTAGATGTGTTTTTGATAGAATGCCATTTAGGAATGTGGTGTCTGAAACCTCCATGGTGAGTGGTTATGCAAAGGCAGCAAGTGTTAAAGCTGCAAGATTAGTGTTTGCAAAGATGATGGAGAGAAATGTAGTGTCTTGGAATGCCCTTATTGCAGGATATACTCAAAATGGGGAGAATGAAGAGGCACTTGGACTCTTCTGCATGTTAAAGAGGGAAGGTATATGCCCAACCCACTACACCTTTGGGAACCTATTGAATGCCTGTTCAAATCTTGCTGATCTGCAGCTTGGAAGACAGGCGCACACTCATGTTTTGAAGCATGGATTTCAGTTTCAATCCAGGGAAGATTCTGATGTTTTTTTAGGGAATGCTCTCATAGACATGTACATGAAATGTGGATCAGTTGAGGAAGGGTGTCGGGTTTTTGAAAATATGGTGGAAAGGGATTATGTTTCATGGAATGCCATGATAGTAGGGTATGCACAAAATGGTTATGGGATGGAGGCCCTTGAATTATTTAGGAAAATGTTGGCATCCGGAGAGAAACCAGACCATGTTACTTTAATTGGTGCTTTATGTGCTTGTAGCCATGCAGGGCTTGTAGAAGAGGGTCGACGATACTTTTCCACAATGACGGAGGAGTATGGTGTGGAACCATTGAAGGACCATTATACATGCATGGTTGATTTACTTGGTCGAGCTGGATGCCTCAATGAAGCCAAAAATTTGATAGAGGCAATGCCTATGCAGCCCGATGCAGTTGTCTGGGGATCTTTGCTTGCTGCTTGTAAAGTTCATCACAACATTACCTTGGGGGAGTACGCTGCAGAGAAGCTATTAGAAATTGACTCAACAAACTCTGGACCCTATGTTCTTCTCTCAAATATGTATGCTGAGCTTGGCAGATGGAAGGATGTCATGAGAGTAAGAAAATTGATGAGGCATCGAAGAGTCATTAAGCAGCCTGGTTGCAGCTGGATTGAAATACTAGGCCATGTGCACGTTTTCATGGTGAAAGATAAGAAACACTGTCGGAGGAACGAGATCTATTTGCTTTTGAAAATTCTTACAGAGCATATGAAGAGAGCTGGATATGTCCCAGACGTTGGTGATCATGAGGCTTACGAGGAACAGACTGACTTAGAGGTGAGCACGTGCTTCCAAATGGAAATACCAGAAGAGTTTGCTGTCATGTAA
- the LOC110634858 gene encoding zinc finger BED domain-containing protein DAYSLEEPER: protein MTSMDIDSPSTPIMAITPVILPDNNEASISEEQPNKRRRKKSIVWEHFTIETVGAGCMRACCKQCKKSFAYITGSKLAGTSHLKRHIALGICPVSRQKNEASQLTPGVKTDPPKRRYRATPGLGNIPFDQDRCNHEIAKMIIQHEYPLHIVEHPAFIDFVRTLQPQFNMVSFNTIQGECVAIYLGEKQNLLNLIRGIPGRVNLTLDLNTSNLNIGYAFLTGHFIDDDWNLHRRVLNVVMLPFPDSDYAFNQAVVSCISDWNLENRLFTLTLDQSFANETMVGNLRGLLSVRNPLMFNGQLLKGNCYARVLSRLAQDALGAMGEVTRRIRESVKYVKTSETHDEKFAELRQRLQVPSTKELIIDDQTKWNTTYQMLVAACELKEVFACLDTSDPVYKINPSMDDWKQVEILCTYLKLFYDAACILTAPTYPPANAFYHEVSKVQLELTHAAMSQDPFVSNLTKPLKEKFDQYWRDCFLVLAIAVVMDPRFKMKLVEFSFSRIFGEDAGMWIKIVDDGIHELFLEYLAPNLSLSTTFMEAEDMGISRSEILQEAPNQEVAPQEACFEEVPLQVVYSADVPSLEHSQGAAFKDVKPEEITPQVHPKKESPQDASPQVIHHHEVAQQEMHSQELPMQEMQTQELPVQEMDAQEMPEQDMHTQEAPVPEMQTQEAPMQEMKTKETTVQEMETQEAPVQQMHTQEAPVLQEVPLQDADTREVPAQEMHTQEVSAQEIHAQEIHAQEVSAQEMNAQEVSAQEMNAQEVSAQEMQTQEVSAQEMHTQEVSAQEIHAQEVSAQEIHAQEVSAQEMNAQEVSAQEMNAQEVSAQEVHAQEVSAQEVYVQEVSAQEVRVQEASAQEVHAQEVSAQEMHVQEVSAQEVHAQEVHTQEVPSQEMQVEVISQVMHSREVPTQEMHPPEVVAQEVHSQEVLTQEMHLSEAQTEHMYPPESQIQEVLPAESQNQEMHPTESETKEMHPIESQTQDINPTESQTQEVCPPDAQTQAMHLQEAQTHEMHPQEAETHEMHPQEAQTHDVHSQEVHAHVMHLQETETHRIHPQEAETHETLHQEVMSQEMHPQQVETQEMHHQEFSQEMHHHELSREILPYEGHHQDLPLLSIGDGLSDFDVYISEIVNSQHMKSELDQYLEESLLPRVHEFDVLGWWKLNKLKYPTLSKMAADILSVPISTVAPDSVFDTGSKKIDSYRSSLRPVTLEALVCAKDWLQYGSSALSMETSNAVVKMEY from the coding sequence ATGACTTCTATGGATATAGATTCCCCTTCAACCCCCATCATGGCCATTACTCCTGTAATACTTCCTGATAACAATGAAGCCTCCATTTCTGAGGAGCAGCCCAATAAACGCAGAAGAAAGAAGTCGATTGTTTGGGAACACTTCACTATAGAAACTGTTGGTGCTGGTTGCATGAGGGCATGCTGCAAGCAGTGCAAGAAATCATTTGCTTATATAACTGGTTCAAAGCTAGCTGGAACCAGCCACCTTAAGCGACACATTGCCTTGGGGATCTGTCCAGTAAGCCGTCAGAAAAATGAAGCATCCCAATTGACACCAGGCGTGAAAACTGATCCCCCTAAAAGACGCTACCGAGCAACTCCTGGACTTGGAAACATTCCCTTTGATCAGGATCGTTGCAACCATGAGATAGCTAAGATGATTATACAGCATGAATATCCACTACACATAGTGGAACATCCTGCCTTTATTGATTTTGTCCGAACTCTTCAACCCCAGTTCAATATGGTGAGTTTTAACACTATTCAAGGGGAATGTGTGGCAATTTACCTAGGGGAAAAGCAAAACCTTTTGAATCTTATCAGAGGGATTCCTGGACGAGTCAACCTTACATTGGATTTAAATACCTCAAACCTCAATATTGGCTATGCATTTCTAACAGGACACTTCATTGATGATGATTGGAATTTACATCGCCGGGTCCTTAATGTTGTTATGCTTCCCTTTCCTGATTCAGATTATGCCTTCAATCAAGCTGTTGTGTCTTGTATATCTGATTGGAATTTGGAGAACAGGCTATTTACCCTTACCCTTGATCAATCCTTTGCAAATGAAACTATGGTAGGAAATCTCAGAGGCCTTTTGTCTGTCAGGAATCCACTCATGTTCAATGGTCAATTGTTGAAAGGGAATTGCTATGCTCGTGTTTTAAGTCGTCTTGCTCAAGATGCACTTGGAGCAATGGGAGAAGTTACCAGGAGAATTCGTGAAAGTGTGAAGTATGTGAAAACCTCAGAAACGCATGATGAGAAGTTTGCTGAGCTGAGGCAACGACTTCAAGTCCCTAGTACAAAAGAGCTCATCATTGATGATCAAACCAAATGGAACACTACTTACCAAATGCTGGTGGCTGCCTGTGAATTAAAGGAAGTCTTTGCTTGCTTGGACACCTCTGACCCTGTTTACAAGATAAATCCATCAATGGATGATTGGAAGCAGGTGGAAATTCTCTGCACATACTTGAAGCTTTTCTATGATGCAGCTTGCATTTTAACTGCCCCAACATATCCTCCTGCCAATGCATTTTATCATGAAGTGTCCAAAGTCCAGCTAGAGCTGACACATGCAGCCATGAGTCAGGATCCCTTTGTCAGCAACCTGACTAAACCTTTGAAAGAGAAGTTTGATCAATATTGGAGGGACTGCTTCCTTGTTTTGGCAATTGCTGTTGTGATGGATCCGAGATTTAAAATGAAGCTTGTTGAATTCAGTTTTTCTAGGATATTTGGAGAGGATGCTGGTATGTGGATCAAGATTGTTGATGATGGGATTCATGAACTCTTTCTTGAATATCTTGCACCAAATCTTTCTCTATCAACAACTTTTATGGAAGCGGAGGATATGGGTATCTCCCGATCAGAGATTCTTCAAGAAGCACCCAATCAAGAAGTAGCACCCCAGGAAGCATGTTTTGAAGAAGTACCCCTTCAAGTGGTGTACTCTGCAGATGTGCCTTCTCTAGAACACTCTCAAGGAGCAGCCTTTAAAGATGTAAAGCCTGAAGAAATTACTCCCCAAGTGCACCCTAAAAAAGAATCTCCACAAGATGCATCTCCTCAAGTGATACACCATCATGAAGTAGCCCAACAAGAGATGCACAGTCAAGAATTACCAATGCAAGAGATGCAGACTCAGGAACTACCTGTGCAGGAGATGGACGCTCAAGAAATGCCAGAGCAGGATATGCACACTCAAGAAGCACCAGTGCCAGAGATGCAAACTCAGGAAGCACCAATGCAGGAGATGAAGACTAAGGAAACAACAGTGCAGGAGATGGAGACTCAAGAAGCACCAGTGCAGCAGATGCACACTCAAGAAGCACCAGTGCTGCAAGAAGTACCATTGCAAGATGCAGACACTCGAGAAGTACCTGCTCAAGAGATGCACACTCAAGAAGTGTCTGCTCAAGAGATTCATGCTCAAGAGATTCATGCTCAAGAAGTGTCTGCTCAAGAGATGAATGCTCAAGAAGTTTCTGCTCAAGAGATGAATGCTCAAGAAGTGTCTGCTCAAGAGATGCAGACTCAAGAAGTGTCTGCTCAAGAGATGCACACTCAAGAAGTGTCTGCTCAAGAGATTCATGCTCAAGAAGTGTCTGCTCAAGAGATTCATGCTCAAGAAGTGTCTGCTCAAGAGATGAATGCTCAAGAAGTTTCTGCTCAAGAGATGAATGCTCAAGAAGTGTCTGCTCAAGAGGTGCATGCTCAAGAAGTGTCTGCTCAAGAGGTGTATGTTCAAGAAGTGTCTGCTCAAGAGGTGCGTGTTCAAGAAGCATCTGCTCAAGAGGTGCATGCTCAAGAAGTGTCTGCTCAAGAAATGCATGTTCAAGAAGTGTCTGCTCAAGAGGTGCATGCTCAAGAGGTGCACACTCAAGAAGTACCATCTCAAGAGATGCAAGTTGAAGTTATTTCTCAGGTGATGCATTCTCGAGAAGTACCGACTCAAGAGATGCACCCCCCAGAAGTGGTGGCTCAAGAAGTGCACAGTCAAGAAGTGTTGACTCAAGAGATGCACTTGTCAGAAGCACAAACTGAGCATATGTACCCTCCAGAATCACAGATCCAGGAGGTGCTCCCTGCAGAATCACAGAACCAGGAGATGCACCCTACAGAATCAGAGACCAAGGAGATGCACCCTATAGAATCACAGACCCAGGATATAAACCCTACAGAGTCACAGACCCAGGAGGTGTGCCCTCCAGATGCACAGACCCAGGCAATGCACCTTCAAGAAGCACAGACTCATGAGATGCACCCTCAAGAAGCAGAGACTCATGAGATGCACCCTCAAGAAGCACAGACTCATGATGTGCACTCTCAAGAAGTACATGCTCATGTAATGCACCTTCAAGAAACAGAGACTCACAGGATTCACCCTCAAGAAGCAGAGACCCATGAGACTCTGCATCAAGAAGTAATGAGTCAAGAGATGCATCCTCAACAAGTAGAAACTCAAGAGATGCACCATCAGGAGTTCTCCCAAGAGATGCACCATCATGAGCTCTCACGAGAGATACTGCCTTATGAAGGGCACCACCAAGATTTACCTCTGCTATCTATTGGAGATGGGCTTTCAGATTTTGATGTATACATCTCTGAGATTGTAAATAGCCAACACATGAAATCAGAATTGGATCAGTATCTGGAGGAGTCTCTTTTGCCAAGGGTACACGAGTTTGATGTGTTGGGTTGGTGGAAACTAAACAAACTGAAGTACCCAACTCTCTCTAAGATGGCTGCTGATATTTTGTCAGTACCAATTTCTACTGTTGCTCCAGACTCTGTATTTGACACTGGAAGTAAAAAGATAGATAGCTACCGGAGTTCATTGCGACCTGTGACACTTGAAGCCCTTGTTTGTGCTAAGGATTGGCTCCAATATGGATCGTCGGCATTGTCAATGGAGACTTCAAATGCAGTTGTTAAAATGGAATATTAG